A section of the Sedimentisphaera cyanobacteriorum genome encodes:
- a CDS encoding Fic family protein, translating to MMELKKYKAGCYVNQGSHKSFSPQQINHSWIWSDAKINILLEKANKCLGELNAFSRFIPDIDLYIGMHIFKEAQSSSKIEGTKTEIDEVLMDKSFIAPEKREDWQEVQNYVKAMNHGIEKLGRMPLSSRLLREMHSILLDSVRGKHKSPGEYRKSQNWIGGSSIDEAIYVPPCHSEIGNLMNDMEKFIHNDKALVPHLIKIAIIHYQFETIHPFLDGNGRIGRLLITFYLVGVGLLDKPTLYISDYFERNRQAYYDSLSRVRQDNNISQWIEFFLEAMVKTSEKGVETFGKIQELKNKYEKEIVKFGRRSENAHKLLNRLYSNPVITIQETSEFLSLSVKASSDLIKTMVENNLLIELTGYKRNRIFVLHEYLMCF from the coding sequence ATGATGGAGCTTAAAAAGTATAAAGCAGGGTGCTATGTGAATCAGGGGTCTCACAAAAGCTTTTCCCCGCAACAAATCAATCATAGCTGGATATGGAGCGATGCTAAAATAAATATTTTGCTTGAGAAGGCAAATAAGTGTTTAGGGGAGCTCAATGCTTTCTCTCGTTTTATACCTGATATCGATCTGTATATAGGTATGCACATATTTAAGGAGGCTCAGAGCTCGAGCAAAATTGAAGGCACCAAAACAGAGATTGATGAAGTTCTCATGGATAAGTCTTTCATAGCCCCCGAAAAACGTGAGGATTGGCAGGAGGTGCAAAACTATGTGAAGGCAATGAATCACGGGATTGAAAAACTTGGCAGAATGCCTCTGTCTTCCCGTCTTCTTCGAGAAATGCATTCGATCCTTTTGGATTCAGTGAGGGGGAAACACAAATCTCCTGGTGAATACAGAAAAAGCCAAAATTGGATTGGCGGTTCTTCAATAGATGAGGCTATATATGTGCCTCCATGTCATTCAGAGATAGGCAATCTCATGAATGACATGGAGAAGTTTATTCATAATGATAAAGCTTTAGTGCCTCATTTAATTAAAATTGCGATAATTCATTATCAGTTTGAAACAATCCATCCTTTCCTCGACGGCAACGGAAGAATAGGTCGGCTGCTGATAACCTTCTATTTGGTTGGTGTTGGGCTTCTTGATAAGCCCACATTGTACATTTCTGATTATTTTGAGAGAAACCGGCAGGCTTATTACGATTCACTTTCAAGAGTAAGGCAAGATAATAATATTTCTCAGTGGATTGAATTTTTCCTTGAGGCAATGGTTAAGACCTCCGAAAAAGGTGTTGAAACATTCGGTAAGATTCAGGAGCTGAAGAATAAATACGAAAAGGAAATCGTTAAATTTGGCAGGCGTTCTGAAAATGCTCACAAGTTACTGAATCGTTTATACAGCAATCCGGTAATTACCATTCAGGAAACAAGTGAATTCCTAAGTCTTTCTGTGAAGGCTTCATCTGATTTAATTAAAACTATGGTGGAAAACAATCTTTTAATAGAACTTACGGGGTACAAAAGAAATAGGATTTTTGTGCTTCATGAATATCTAATGTGCTTCTAA
- a CDS encoding polyprenyl synthetase family protein, with protein sequence MKSNYDKLRDQFGKHLNKVRGKVLDAAISLEELSEEADKLNEGKMLRPLFCFCIGNREIDEQAINFAASIEIVHNASLIHDDLLDKSITRRGQVSFPAREGANSALLYGDSLMSEAALLCLDQCGTDKTKSLLRAVKDMCRGELLQEQQKFCGAVSSDVYMKIISLKTASLFRAAAEGIRPESPKARFIAEKCGAAFQISNDLEDTEADSSAGIYTLPYILACESESLAEVFGRHRVLAAGRGLELLDEAEKTVINSKEDFGEEIITFIRYLQERLLEK encoded by the coding sequence ATGAAAAGCAATTATGACAAATTAAGAGACCAGTTCGGTAAGCACCTAAACAAGGTGAGAGGTAAGGTTCTTGATGCTGCAATCTCACTGGAAGAGCTCTCTGAGGAAGCAGACAAACTCAACGAAGGGAAGATGCTCAGGCCGCTTTTCTGCTTTTGCATCGGAAATAGAGAAATAGATGAGCAGGCAATAAATTTTGCTGCCTCGATAGAGATCGTGCATAATGCCAGCCTCATCCACGACGACCTTCTCGACAAAAGCATAACTAGACGCGGGCAGGTGAGCTTTCCCGCAAGAGAAGGGGCTAATTCCGCCCTGCTCTACGGCGATTCTCTTATGTCTGAGGCGGCCCTTCTATGTCTTGATCAGTGCGGAACGGATAAAACAAAATCGCTTCTGCGGGCTGTTAAGGACATGTGCAGGGGCGAGCTTCTTCAGGAACAGCAGAAATTCTGCGGAGCGGTGAGCTCGGATGTTTATATGAAGATCATATCGCTTAAAACAGCATCCCTCTTCCGTGCAGCGGCTGAGGGAATAAGGCCTGAAAGCCCCAAAGCCCGATTTATAGCTGAAAAATGCGGCGCTGCGTTTCAGATTTCAAACGACCTCGAAGATACAGAGGCCGATTCTTCAGCCGGCATATACACACTTCCTTATATCCTCGCCTGCGAATCGGAAAGCTTAGCCGAAGTATTCGGCAGGCACAGGGTTTTAGCAGCCGGCAGAGGACTTGAGCTCTTAGACGAAGCAGAAAAAACGGTTATAAATTCCAAAGAAGATTTCGGCGAAGAGATTATCACCTTCATCCGGTATCTTCAGGAAAGGCTGCTCGAGAAATGA
- a CDS encoding FAD-binding protein, which translates to MNFILLVKYVPDVSRITDSSFDSETGNLKRASLPGITNPEDISAISLAKKIADTKADETDKFIALTMGPAPASNALYDALSLAADEAFHLQDSRFAGADTWATAEILTKAIKKIAREKFGDEPYAVAGGMQSCDGDTAQVLPQTAAALEMPIISYAFDGGFKDGRFHFSCIKEGGDVFLSTGEKSFVLTAAAFEFPLYPSFSRSRWARAQNHRKLTAEMIGLEGSGMSNSLTRVVKIFRPEENQRKQKHITCLKEFTELIVESCRKSRRRKTEGSFIKYPPSSSREVWVVSEPSEQLEDCTAELLAEARKLASEIGGVCCLAAYDSPDENFLQKAARAGADKIYRLPNCRLTENPEKQGRMLGELVNSKKPKIVLFSATLFGRVAAPICAYITGSGLTADCTGLHLEKKSGGDYELIQTRPALGGNIMAQIKTINSPISMATVRPGRFTAAFSSEKRECEVVDFPAKLVKDRDIKVERESESKVNDFNCDVIISAGRGIGSKENFEESVVPLKKVIELSCSCSAAAGASRAAVEHGLADRQLQIGQTGKTVSPSLYISAGISGAVQHIVGIEKSSVIMSINSDPGCPIFAQSDYYFVGDAVQSLDKIRGFLESKL; encoded by the coding sequence ATGAACTTTATACTTCTTGTTAAATACGTCCCAGACGTTTCAAGGATCACAGACAGCAGCTTCGACAGTGAAACAGGCAATCTTAAAAGAGCCTCTCTGCCCGGTATAACCAATCCCGAGGATATATCGGCAATAAGCCTTGCTAAAAAAATTGCAGACACTAAGGCAGATGAAACCGATAAGTTTATAGCTCTTACAATGGGGCCTGCTCCCGCCTCCAATGCCCTGTATGACGCCCTCTCGCTGGCCGCTGACGAAGCTTTCCACCTTCAGGACAGCAGGTTTGCAGGCGCTGATACATGGGCAACTGCCGAAATCCTCACAAAAGCGATAAAAAAGATTGCCCGTGAAAAGTTTGGCGATGAGCCGTATGCAGTGGCAGGTGGTATGCAGTCCTGCGACGGGGATACCGCTCAGGTGCTCCCGCAGACAGCCGCTGCCTTGGAGATGCCGATAATCAGCTACGCCTTTGACGGGGGATTCAAAGACGGAAGATTCCATTTCTCCTGCATCAAAGAGGGGGGCGATGTTTTTCTCAGCACGGGCGAAAAGTCATTCGTTCTTACTGCTGCCGCCTTCGAATTTCCGCTGTATCCGTCATTCAGCCGCTCGAGATGGGCAAGAGCCCAAAACCACAGAAAGCTTACTGCTGAGATGATCGGCCTTGAAGGCAGCGGGATGTCGAATTCGCTCACTCGAGTTGTGAAGATATTCCGCCCGGAAGAAAACCAGCGGAAACAGAAACACATAACCTGTCTCAAGGAGTTTACCGAGCTTATCGTTGAGAGCTGCAGAAAAAGCCGCCGCAGAAAAACTGAAGGCAGTTTTATTAAGTATCCTCCGAGCAGCAGCAGAGAGGTATGGGTGGTTAGCGAGCCCTCAGAGCAGCTGGAAGACTGCACGGCTGAACTGCTTGCCGAAGCTAGAAAGCTTGCTTCTGAGATTGGCGGGGTATGCTGCCTTGCCGCCTATGACTCGCCTGATGAAAATTTCTTGCAGAAGGCCGCAAGAGCAGGGGCAGACAAGATCTACAGACTCCCAAACTGCCGTTTAACTGAAAACCCTGAAAAGCAGGGCAGAATGCTCGGAGAGCTTGTAAACTCCAAAAAGCCCAAGATTGTTCTTTTCAGCGCAACGCTTTTCGGCAGGGTGGCTGCACCAATCTGCGCGTATATAACAGGCAGCGGGCTTACCGCAGACTGCACAGGCCTTCATCTTGAAAAAAAATCCGGAGGTGATTACGAGCTCATCCAAACCCGCCCGGCTCTTGGAGGTAATATAATGGCGCAGATAAAAACGATTAATTCCCCCATCTCTATGGCCACTGTGCGTCCCGGGCGATTCACTGCGGCCTTCAGCAGTGAAAAAAGAGAATGCGAGGTCGTAGATTTCCCGGCAAAGCTCGTTAAAGACAGGGATATAAAAGTTGAAAGAGAGTCGGAGAGCAAAGTAAACGATTTTAACTGTGATGTTATAATATCTGCAGGCAGGGGGATAGGCTCGAAAGAAAATTTCGAAGAATCTGTTGTACCTCTAAAAAAGGTTATAGAGCTTTCCTGCAGCTGTTCAGCCGCCGCAGGGGCATCCAGAGCTGCCGTAGAGCACGGTCTGGCAGACAGGCAGCTGCAAATCGGACAGACAGGTAAAACAGTGTCGCCTTCCCTGTATATATCAGCCGGTATTTCAGGTGCTGTTCAGCATATTGTTGGAATTGAGAAATCATCTGTTATAATGAGTATTAACAGTGATCCGGGCTGCCCAATTTTCGCCCAAAGCGATTATTATTTTGTTGGCGATGCAGTTCAGTCGCTGGATAAAATTCGCGGTTTTCTGGAGAGTAAGCTATGA